The sequence AGCAAGCTAACTGCTCTATAATGAATGGATGATCGAATAATATTGTCACCATGAGAGCTTCGGTAGCCACAGACTCTTAAACTAATGCAGATAATCAGGGTAAATGGCAGGTGGTGTTGTCTGTATCCAGACCACGCAGACATTGAGATGTTACAGTAGTATGAAAAGGTAAACATGGGACCCAGCACACAGACCGCAAGTCCAGACCTCGCAGGACGAGACGCGTTTAGCGGCTTCACACTCGTCCCGCCAAACCCACACGTCCAGTCACAATCAAAAATTAAGAACCTTATTATATCGTGATAAGGCTACTCCACCAATACCACCCATCCCAAGcaacatgctaatgctaacctgACACACGCAAAATATAATGCAAGCTAACATTAGCAAGTTggcaacaacacacaaaccagcCAGTCTCAGTGTGACCCCTTCATGACCTCGGCTACAGCAACATAACAACATGGGACATACTGGCAGGACACCCAGGGCGAGATACCTGTCGCAGGTTCCACTGTAAACAACCACGAAGACCCCCGCTAAACGACAGGCGCAATGGTAGTGCTGCTACACGGTGGTAGCTAGCAGGGGGCTGGTCCCCGGGCTAGCCACACAGCTAGCAGTTAGCCACACAGCTAGCCTTTAGCCACACAGCTAGCTATTAGCATCCCAACCAAAACAAGTATTGGTATGAGGTAACTGATCAAGACCCTCTCGCTGGGCGATATGGAAACGAAGTGTATGGGTGACGATTTACCGTAAATATTGAGCGCAGAGGTTCATCCTGTCCGATCGTCTGTCTTTCAGACAACGACTGGCCAAAATCGTAAAGCTACTCCACCCAGCGCCATATtgttactctgtgtgtgtctgtgtgtgtgggtgtgtgtgacgcTCCGTCACACAGGcaacctggagggagggggcggagaagtgtgcgtgcgtgtgcgggtTGTGCGTGTGGATTTACGTGTGTTTTGTGCGCGTATGTTTGTGGAATCAATGATACGAGGTATTAATGTGTCACTAACGTACTAAAATGCtaacaattatttaaaaattatTTGTATGTTGTCAATCTTCTTTGATCGTACACACCAATTTTCCCAAACAGCAGAGGACGCCTGATATGTGTATTTGGTTGCAGGAGATTGCgaacatataaatacatttttattaaattaataaataaatgcatacaaACTTTTGTTTGTGCTTTTTATCCCTCCATGGAGAGAAAAGTGGCGAGAGACAGAAAAGTAGGTTAAGGGAGAAATGTAGCATAGGATCGCAGGTTGGATGAACTCGTTATGAGTTGTCGGATGACAATTTTGTTTTACAAAATGACTcggagagtggtaaatgttcaacacgtggtttattAGGAGAAACTAATTAAGGTATAAGAGCTTGcactctggaggtggttcatgaagcatctctcgAAGACAGGTAAGAACTGCTCAAATGACCCAGGTAAACCTTCGGTCTGTCGGCCTGGGCGGAATGACTAAATCAATTGTAGGCCTAAGTGATCGGGTCACACGGTGATCCATtgaaaacgtaaaaaaaaaagattgtgtgGGTTAAGTTGTGTATCCTTTATAGACGGAATTGACTATATCTCTGTATTAATCAATTCTCTTTCCATGTTTTCATATTTGATACATTCATGTTATTCAACGTTTTGTTATTAACCTCTCCTATGAAGGATGGAAACACTGATATACTGCCAGGTCTCCTCCTGACCTATGACGTCTTCCATCACCATCATAAACCTACGACCTAGCCCCGTTAGGAGACGTGAGTCCGCACGCCATCGCTCCTCTCCACACGGTGTCATCGCTGAAGGTCCGTGGCCAATGTGACAGGCTTTTTCCGCCCGCCCTGGGCCCCTACAGAACTTGTGTTCGGCCCGCgctgtagcccccccccctcccctttccttcTGCTAGACCTTCCCCACTAACGTGGCGGACCCCATTCCTCCGGCGTGGTCCCCCTACTGGTCTATCACCACCAGGGGTGATGATGCTCAGCCATGACGAGACACTTCATGTTCCACCCTCTAGTGGCATCACACATGGGAGTGTCCAGATGTTGGAAAGACCAGGCTGTCTGGCGGTTCGGTCCACTGGGGAGGCTGCACCCATTCTTTACAcctatctcctccctctcaaGGAATACTTCATGTTAGATTGAGGTACATTTGGACAGGGTTGTATTCAATTAATAACTATCATACGTTATTCGCCATTTCACTAATCCCTATTAgtaatttagcagatgcttttatccaaatgtTAAACTATTGAGGAGCAGCTATGGAATGAGGCATTTTTGCATAAGGAAACCACCAGTTATTACAGGCTGCTGACTTTGTTTATCGAACCCagaacttttcaaccccaggcAAAAGGTTCTGGCTTGAATCCAATGTTCGGGGTGATGCTGTCCCATTTAATCTCAGATTATCACTGGCAGGCTGGATGAACGGCTGTGATGCCTTGCTCAATGGGTGTGGAGCCCTAGTTACGGTGGCCTCACTGTAGTGCTTGTAGCACCGATGGCATCTCTTCGACATTCTGCCGGCGGACGGGGGTACATGCGCTGGCGGGGTTAACTTGCAAGTGCAGCCGAGCATGGGACCATCTGAGAACATCCAGAGTTGAGTTTAGTCTCCGTGAGAACCAAAGCCCACGACCACGACATCCCTAACCTCAACGGTGACCTTACCATCAACACTCAAAGTGAAACATTATTTTTGTACATCTGCAACATCTCTACTGCTACTACGATATGGACCTACATGGGAGGCCATCATCATCTGAACCATTTGCTGCAAATTTCATGGCTTTCGTTTTGAGTAGTACTGACTTTCGTTTCAGTTTTTCAATTCATTGTATTGTATGCGTGTTGGTATTCAGAGCAGCACTCATTGGTGTTTTCttcggtgtgtgcatgcgtgcgtgagtgcgtgcgcgcttgcttgcgtgcgtgtgggcaGTGTGCCTTTAAAGGGCTCCGGGATGACGCGCGAAGGGCTGGTGTAAGTGCCGCAGCCGAATCAACCTCGCCTCTCTCGCGCTGCGTCGTACGGGcttcaacagcaacaacaaaaggACTGCGAGGCGCTATCCGTGGACATACACCGCGCACTACACCCGTCAGGATGACAGAAAACGCCAAAACCCACGTTATTCTGCTGTCGTGTGGCAGTTTCAACCCCATCACCAAAGGACACATCCATATGTTTGGTAAGACGAGGTGATGGAGATGTAATGATGATGGAAGTGATGTGGTGCTTTTTAGACGGCAGTCCTGAGGACCCTTATGATCCTGAACTAAAATAAATCAAAGCTTTACGTGTTAGAGCAACACGGTTATTTGTGTTGTGCTTTGACATGCGTCATGGGTTGCTTTCCACCCGGGAGGTGCTGAAAGGGGCGATGTCCGGAGTGACGGCGTCGGGGAGTGTCAGCGTTGGCAGGCTATGAGGCATATCTCTGTTGACGTTTCACGTGGGCTTCACATCGTTATGTCACGTCAAGCCTTTCTAGGACCTACTCTGTCGGATCGGAAGACGGGTGAACTGTAACAGTTATATTTTTATAGCCCTACGAATTAACGAAACTTTGTGTTTATGGCGTCGGCGTGGAGCAGTTTCTATGTCAAAATCCCCCAGAGAacacaaatgaataaataatgattAGGCCCACATTGATCACAACCCTTTAAAGTGTCTTTTGGCGGAGGGATAGCGGGATACGCAGTTATTTGTTCAGTTTGAGAGTAATCCGAGGCCACATGCTGAGAGACCTGTTTAATCAATTCAAGTCACCTATGAATGGACGAGAGGTGCCCTGGTTGGCTGGTCGCTGGGAGATAGTGAGCTACCAAAATAAAAGCAGGAGCCGATGCGTGCCTGCCATAGGTCTATCGGAACAAGTTGAGACAGTATTAACCGCTGTACgcgcttgtgcgtgcgtgtgcgtgtgtgcgcgtgtgtgtgcgtgtgtgtttgcaaattGCTCATGACCATTAAACTCAACGGATCTATTAGGCCAAGtttcatataggcctatgttgAATTCTATACAGCGCCTTAATGAGGCAGGGAGAAAAAAGCACATCTATGCCTTCTGAcctactttctctctccctctctgtttctatcggtctacctctatctctctccctccccgtctctaTCTGtatacctctgtctctctcactctctctctctctctctctctctctctctctctctctctctctctctctctctctctctctctctctctctctctctctctctctctctctctctctctgtgatttgTATACCTCTTCCTCTCACCCTGTTCctatttctatctctctttctctctccttctattcATCCCTCTCGTTCCTCCCTTCTTTCGATCTGTCTCACTCCATATCTTTCACTACCGTTCCCTCTTTGTGTCTCTATGATGAAAGCAAAAGCCCTGTAACTCCGGCCAGGAGGCAGCCTGAGTTACATGTACATATCAGTTACAAAGTGAGTTGCATTACATGGTTAGTAACATGGttattaacattgttatttaCTGTACTTACAGTTACATTTATGGTTACATACACAGTTACATATTACAGCCAGAAACCCAGAAGGATGTAATGCAATATTAAATGTAGCTAAGGGCGGCTTTATAGCTTAAGGAAGCTGTGTTTAATGAAGTGAGATTTCAAACATGGACGTGACCCAACCCTACGGAGACTCATGCAGATTAGCTTTTCCGTTGCGAGGCCCGTCGGTCAAATTAATCAAATTAACGATGGCTTTCTCAGGCCTGGCCATGGTTCCCTGGCATGTCTCCATGGTAACCGGCAGCTCAATGGTTCCCCGGGTTAAAAAAGTTCTTTGGACGCCAGAAGAATCCGGCCCAAGACATCGCAGCAGCCAAGTCTGCTACTCAATGCTGTTCTAAACTGCTGTGGCAGGATGCTATGAGACAAGGGGTGTAGGCTGCTTTAGGCTGGGATTGTAGGCTGCTGTTTTGGGCTGTTGCTTTAGGCTTGTGTTCTATTGGTGCTGTAGACTGGGGTTGTAGTTTTGTCTGGTGTTGTAGGTTGGTGTTGTAGGTTGGTGTTGTAGGTTAGCAATGTTGCAGGCTGCTATAAAACAGTGCTTCGAATCCAAGACAATCCAGTGGTGGGCGAGCAGGATTTAAGGTCTGGAATTCATTGCCATGCGATGCAAAGTCATTGTTGTCATGTGCTAACACTCTGTTGTCTCCTgggtgtttggttgtgtgttggattgtgtgattgtgtatggggtcgtgtgtgtgtctatgtgtgtgtgtgtgtgtgtgtgtgtgtgtgtgtgtgtgtgtgtgtgtgtgtgtgtgtgtgtgtgtgtgtgtgtgtgtgtgtgtgtgtgtgtgtgtgtgtgtttgtttgtagagAAAGCCAGAGAATACCTTCACAAAACGGGCCGCTTCATCGTGATTGGAGGGATCATCTCGCCTGTGCATGACTCTTACGGCAAACCTGTaagtacaaaaacacacagacatccaaTCCTGTAAGTAAAcacaatacacacgcacatctaACCCTGTCCGTATGCAATACACATCTCTATCCCTTTCAATATACAATTCGCGCAAACATATAATCCTGTAggtacacaatcacacacacgtctaACCTTGTCAGTGCATAGTTGCAtaaacatgtaaacaaacccAATATGAGGGAACGCACATCTTATGCACTTTAGTGAAGGTTCCACGTAGACATCATGAATAATGAATGGTTACACGATTAAACCAACAGCGATGAGTCAAACGGAGCTGGATCCATTTACAACCAACTTCGGATCTCATCTTTCATATAAAACAGGGTTTCTAATGAACCAACAGATGGATAGgccgacagagagacacacagacagttgtCCTATAAACAGTCTTTTTTACAGCTTGTTTTCCGCACTCCATCTTCTCAAATTAATGCAGACCTTGTCCTAGTTTTGCTCCGCTGCTGCTGTGGGATAAAGATTGCATAGTTGCTGGAAGGGAAGCTAAATGATAATAACTGTGAGATACAGAGCATAGACGCTAGCAGAGAATCTAACGGGTATGAACTGTGAGATACAGAGCATAGACACTAACAGAGAAGCTAATTGCTAGGGGGTTAGGAAGGGCAGTAGAGAAATTATTGGTAGTCAACGAAAAATAAACGGTTCATTAAAGTGAACCAAATCGAAAAATCCAGTTAATCAATCCAGCTCCCTAAGTATTAATCAATCAAAGAAGATAGACCTGCCAATAACATCTTGAAATAATGTCTACCAGTCTGTGGTTGCACTGGTAAACTCCCAATGTCCACCAGGAAAATAACTGTGGTtatactgggcagctcccaatGTAAACCATTAGAAGACTGTAGTTGTACTGGGCGGCTCCAATGGTCCGCCAGGAGAAGACTGTAGTTGTACCGGGTAGCTGCCGGTGTCCACCGGGGAAAGACTGGGGTTGTACTGGGTAGGCTTTATGATGACCTTCTGGTAAAATTACTTCCTGGTATGATGAGCTCTTGGTTTGATGACCTCCTGTGTTTGATGACTTCCTGTGTTTGAGGACTTCCTGGTGTGATGACTTCCTGTGTCTCCTGCAGGGCCTGGTGCCCAGTAAACATCGGCTGACCATGTGCCAGCTTGCTGTGCAGTCTTCTGATTGGATCAGGTAGATAACAGTTACCTATCAGATTACATCAATATTTCAGTTACCTTTTGGATTACATTCAGATTACAGTTACCTATTACATAACATTCGGATTACAGTAACATATGACACCGTGTTTGTATGGTGTAATGGATGCATAAATGTGACATGACAAGTCATAACGTGTGTGTAGAGTGGACCCCTGGGAGTGCTACCAGCAGACCTGGCAGACCACCTGCAGTGTCCTGGAACACCACCGCGACCTCATGAAGGTACGACACCAAGCTACATGCTAATGGAAATATATGCTCAATATGCTCTAATTAAAGTGCACAAATATATGAAATTAGCATGCCAACTGTCACTGGAATGGGCCTACTCGGTCTAGGGTACAGTATCAGTACTGTACTGGTCCTGCAGGATCAAGGGTACACTATCAGTACCTGTACTGGTCCTACTGGGTCTACTCCAGGGTACAGAATCCGTACTGTACTGGTCCTACCGGGTCTAGGGTACAGTATCAGTACTGTACTGGTCCAACCGGGTCTAGGGTACAGTATCAGTACTGTACTGGTCGTACCGGGTCTAGGGTACAGTATCAGTACTGTACTGGTCCTACCGGGTCTAGGGTACAGTATCAGTACTGTACTGGTCGTACCGGGTCTAGGGTACAGTATCAGTACTGTACTGGTCGTACCGGGTCTAGGGTACAGTATCAGTACTGTACTGGTCCTACCAGGTCTAGGGTACAGTATAAGTACTGTACTGGTCGTAGCGGGTCTAGggtgaacctctctctctttctctctctccagcgaGTCACTGGGTGCATCCTGTCCAACGTAAACacaccctcctccactcctgtgattggtcagccgCAGAACCAGGCCCCACCGGTCTACCAGAACCACAACAACTTGGCCAACAAACCCACCGCAGGTGAGTGTGCTCTGTGAAGTGCAAAACCTGTACTAGAATCAAGACTCAGTTACCCATAAGCCCCTATTACCTGAAACTCTAAATTTGaaaggacgagagagagggacctaTCGCTGATGTAAAGGCAGAGGCTTTTAGATAGACAGGAGCATGAGGTCATTTCCTGTCATGTATTCAGGGCTTCACCGGCCCCATGTGAGACAACACAACCTTATCATACTCCCCCATCAGACTCAGGAATCAGTTCCCAAGTCCCTCCTTCCAGGCTCTGGTAGTACAGCAAGAAGGTCCGAACGGGCAGAAACCAACAGCCCAAAcaaataattttatttttaagatTTTGGTTTCGATTTTTATTCAAACAAGAACACAAATTGTACGATGAAGATGTCTCGGAGGAAGTTACGAATACAATGATTCATCTGAATAGACAGTGGAAAAGCTTCAGTGACAAGGTCATTTGCGTGAGACCTTTACTTTGAAGCaaagcacatgtgtgtgtgggtgtgcttccTGTCTAGTCAAGCTGCTGGGGAAGGTGAGTGAGAGCCTGGGGAAGATGTGCTGCGCCCGACCCAGCATGGACCGCTTCACCTTCataggtgagacacacacacacacacacacacacaccaaccgtTCTCACCAACAGAAAcacatatacccccccccccccacacacacacacacacatacacatacatacaagcctacatacaagcacacatatacacacacaggctgactCTCTGACCTGGAGTAGGGACAAACCACTCCAAGTGCTGCGTGACCCAGTTAAGGAGACGATAGCTCTAGGAATCAGAACACAACCTCAGCATTTCCTCAAAATACAAAACAGGTTTCACCAGAGCACGGACATAGTCCACACTTGGTTACCGTTTTATTACatttcccttccctccccctttcaGATGAGAACGCCAACCTGGGACCCGCCATGAGGTATGAAGAAATTGGTGAGTGTTTCCTACAACTTCCTCTTCCCCTGCCTCCAGTTCAACGAGACTCATTGATGCAATCCATCCATGAGTTCCTGTGGGTAGCTTGTGCTGGGTCCAGTGGTGCTAGCGTTCCCTGTTAGCCACTAgaccattgtgtttgtgttcgtggACTCAGCAAGATGTCTCCCTTGCCTGTATGTACAGTACATCCAGTAAACTtctcctgcctgtgtgtgtgtgtgtgtgtgtgtgtgtgtgtgtgtgtgtgtgtgtgtgtgtgtgtgtgtgtgtgtgtgtgtgtgtgtgtgtgtgtgtgtgtgtgtgtgtgtgtgtgcgcacgcgtgtgtaGAGTTACGCATCCTGCTCCTCTGTGGAAGTGATCTTCTGGAGTCCTTCTGCATCCCTGGTCTGTGGAAGGACAGTGATGTAAGCACCCTGTAACTCCGCCCACCCCTctaaccccacccaccccgcctgtctaacccctccaaCCCACCCGACTCCACCCCTTTAGTGTCCTCCGTCTTACACAAAGGGCTGAAACGAACAACATGTTACTGGGGTTGAATGGCCTGCCAGCCTACTCAGTGGACAGAACCAACTGGGAGGCTGATCTTTCCAGATTATCAAACATCTACTGTGTGTGGACCCTgctacttgtgatgtcactaattaTAATGGCTGTTTCAAATTACACCTGGTGGTCCAATATAGGAACTTTAACATGGTATGCAATAGGCTGCTAATGAGAACTAGGTTAACATTCTGTTGGTGTTTTACTCCTGGTCAATtcagtgtttttcattttctttaacATGGTTGCATAGTGTATAGAGGCCATTCGTTTGATCAGCTACACATTTATCAGTACATGTTTCAAATCCAATCCGGGCAACCACTCAAAGATCTCAGTGTGGTTTTTAATTGACAATGTTACACAATAAAcatctggatttaattatcacaAGTGGAATGTTTCTGCTCCAGTTAGTTTAATATTTTCTGATCCAATCTAGTTATATGGAAATTGAATCAtgatatactatactatactatactatactatactatactatactatactatactatactatacgcGTTTGGAGTGTGGGGCTTAACCCAGATACGGGCCATTTCGGGATGAAGAGGTTATTCAAATTCCAAAAACCATCGACCATGACGCAACACAAGGAAAATGTTGTCTCATGTGTAACAATCCCGGTCAGTTAGCATGCCTCACCTGCAGCGTGGAGCAGGAGTCGGGGGGCCGGAGCAGTAAGGGGCCTTGTTGTCTCTGTTTCCCCCCAGATGGAGGTGATCGTCGGGGACTTTGGCATCGTGGTGGTCCCTCGTGATGGAGCCGACACGGAGCGAATCATGAACCACTCTTCTGTGCTCCGCAAGCACACGGTCAGAGTTCACCCTGACCCCCTGACTCCGAGCCACCCCTAGCCCCGAACCCTACTCAAACCCTAACCGCTCGCCCCCGACTTCTTACCTCTGATCAACCCCTAACCCCAAGTCCAACCCCAATCCATGCTTCAAGCACCGGGTCAGAGTTCAGCCCAACCCCTGACCTCTAAACTCTGATCCAACCCTAAACCCAAACCCTAAGCCAAAGGATATCCCATAACCCCCGGTCGGTGGTCCGCAAGTACAAGGTCAGAGTTAAAAGACAAATCACTCCTAGAAGAGGGGGAAACCTTAACTCTACCCTAAATTTGAGAGAAAGTGTGAATATCAAATATGAAGACCAAAACAATGAGACAAAGTAAAAAAgagattgatagagagagagaaacacagagaagagggagagacatagagaggagagaaacagagattaacagagagagagagaaagaaacacacagaaacgagagagagggagagagagtgagagagagagagaatgaaatgcatagaaatgagagagagagagagagagagagagagagagagagagagagagagagagagagagaatgaaatgcatagaaatgagagagagagagagagagagagagagagagagagagagagagagagagagagagagagagaatgaaatgcatagaaatgagagagagagagagagagagagagagagagagagagagagagagagagagagagagagagagagagagagagagaaagaaacacacatagaaaggagagagagagaaccagagagtgGGAGCACAATAGACTAGAAGGGCAGCACTGGTCAGACCCTCTGTTTATCCTAATCAGATTAATCCAATTATTTGTCAAGGACTACTTTTCCCATAATCCCTGTGAAACACTAATCCCGCCCTTTAATCCCGCCGACACTGGTGTCGAAAACCAATTAGAGAATAATGGCATCAACTTGGATTACGAGCTGAGCGGTGAAGGAAAGAGTTTCCAGCTGACTGCAGTATTTCAATAGAAACAAGTGGTCCTGGCTTCCCTCTGGTCCTCAAACTGTAGTTTACCTCTTCTTTCTCACTCAGGAAAACATCCTCATGGTGAAGGATGACGTGAACCACCCCATGTCCATTGTCAGCTCCACCAAGAGCCGGTGAGTTTCACCTTTGACCTCCTGGACTCAATCAGTAGAACTGCTGGTATACAAATCTCCTGAACCGTAACCCCTATATCCATACCGACCGTTGTGAGCATTGTGTCATCAATTACTGGCTATGGTACCCTGGCTGTTATCGATCTAATTTAACGAatggcaaagctgtttcacagTTGGTCTGCACTAAATGCTGACTGCATGAAAGTACACTCTAAAAGTGATGAGAAGGATTTCTACAGCATAAAAAATTAAATCGAAATTAAGATGCCCTAACCTCTACCTGACCATGATTTACCTGTCTCTGAGTTAACTGGacgtccctttggataaaagagtcatCTAAATCACTGATCCTCCGGCCCTAACATTGGTTGCCCAAATGTTAGGGCTGGCCAGTGCTGGTTCTAGGGGGTACTTGTAAGAAATTCATTTTGTTTCTCTATGACGATGTTAAAGCCACAATATGTAACATTTAAACTAGCTTGTGTCTTAAAATACCCTTGATAGGTCTTTAGTCAATGCTGATCAATAGGGATTTCAATAATGACAACTAACTGATATATTTTAAtacttttaatattttatttttatattcggcccatacctctctctttgtttccaaGAATCGTACTACCGACAcacaaacccctcccactcacagcACCATAGCCAGCCGGGCTACGCTAGTTATCGTCAAACATTTAGAGCCGGTCAGAGTGGAAACGACAGTTATTGAGTTTTTAGAATTCTGAAATTAACTGGGAGGTTCTCGATGTTACACGGTGCGACTTTGTTATATATAGTTTTGGGGTGGTAAATAAGTCAGAAAAGTTTGCGAAACGTGGCTTTTTAATTCAAGTCAATTTAACCTTtgctaaaataaaaacatgtgcATAATCAAGAAGGTAAAGTGAATTGTCATTGTAGTGCTAAGCTGATTTGTTGCGTTATCATTATTGTGATTCTAAGGTGGTTTGTTGTGTTATCATTATTGTGATTCTAAGGCGGTTTGTTGTGTTGTCATTATTGTGATTCTAAGGCGGTTTGTTGTGTTGTCATTATTGTGATTCTAGGGTGGTTTGTTGTGTTGTCATTATTGTGATTTTAAGGCGGTTTGTTTTGTCATCGTTATTGTGATTCTAAGGCGGTTTGTTGTGTTATCGTTATTGTGATTCTAAGGCGGTTTGTTGTGTTGTCATTATTGTGATTCTAGGGTGGTTTGTTGTGTTGTCATTATTGTGATTCTAAGGCGGTTTGTTTTGTCATCGTTATTGTGATTCTAAGGCGGTTTGTTGTGTTATCGTTATTGTGATTCTAAGGCGGTTTGTTGTGTTGTCATTATTGTGATTCTAGGGTGGTTTGTTGTGTTGTCATTAGTGTGATTCTAAGGCGGTTTGTTTTGTCATCGTTATTTTGATTCTAAGGCGGTTTGTTGTGTTATCGTTATTGTGATTCTAAGGCGGTTTGTTGTGTTATCGTTGACGTTATGATGTGCTGTCGTGTCTCGTGGTAGGCTGGCCCTGCAGCACGGAGATGGCCATGTGGTGGACTACCTGAACCAGCCCGTCATCGACTACATCCTGCAGACCCAGCTCTACATCACCGCCTCAGGATAGGCACACCGCCTCACTCCGCCCACGTTATCCTAAACCCCCTCTTATCTCCCAACTGCCAACCCTTATTAACCCCACCCACATACTGCTTGACCCTGCCCACCAAACCCCACCCACTCTCAACGTCATCTCCTAACCCCGCCCCTTCCAGCACCACCCCTTCCAACAGTCCGGCCGTTACGTTTGTGTCAAACATCCTACCATGTTTGTTGTGCTGCACCACCAACCCCAAAGGCAACTAAGAAGCATTTAACTGGAACTTCAAACGCTACAGCAAAACTGCAACCAATACTTACAGAACTATACTTGTCAGAACTACAACTACTCCAAGCAGTCACACTAGAACTACACACCACCAGGAACAGTTGCACCAGAACTACATCCTAACACAAGCATTTACATCAGAATTACACCCATTAGAACTACTACTCCCTCAAGTATTTACACCAAAACGACACCAGGACCACATGGGCTTCAGCCTGGTACCTTCTGTTTCAATGGTATAATCAAAAAGGCCAAGATTAACCGTCAATAATGGCTGACTTTGGTCCTCAATACTGTATACTGGCATACT is a genomic window of Gadus morhua chromosome 8, gadMor3.0, whole genome shotgun sequence containing:
- the nmnat2 gene encoding nicotinamide/nicotinic acid mononucleotide adenylyltransferase 2; this translates as MTENAKTHVILLSCGSFNPITKGHIHMFEKAREYLHKTGRFIVIGGIISPVHDSYGKPGLVPSKHRLTMCQLAVQSSDWIRVDPWECYQQTWQTTCSVLEHHRDLMKRVTGCILSNVNTPSSTPVIGQPQNQAPPVYQNHNNLANKPTAVKLLGKVSESLGKMCCARPSMDRFTFIDENANLGPAMRYEEIELRILLLCGSDLLESFCIPGLWKDSDMEVIVGDFGIVVVPRDGADTERIMNHSSVLRKHTENILMVKDDVNHPMSIVSSTKSRLALQHGDGHVVDYLNQPVIDYILQTQLYITASG